One Monomorium pharaonis isolate MP-MQ-018 chromosome 4, ASM1337386v2, whole genome shotgun sequence DNA segment encodes these proteins:
- the LOC105832201 gene encoding negative elongation factor B: MNSAKSNGETGNGLEDLGIPGQVYLRDALTSCTDPLKAIEGFQLENGILLPSLRPMLPLLDLHGVRRLDFHASVLEELREKLIKQIDEIGAERADKGTGDKRLKELLSKSFPAVRVPALRPVVMCILRNTLHIDDKYLRVLVRERELYNDADTEVKRQIWKDNQSLFGDEVSPLFSRYIIEKEQILFDHRNLNSLFFTPSPKMRRQGEVVQKLAHMIGHSVKLYDMVLQFLRTLFLRTKNVHYCTLRAELLMALHDLEVQDIISVDPCHKFTWCLDACIREKNVDIKRSRELQGFLDSIKRGQEQVLGDLSMILCDHYAVNFLASSAIKIALHLINGEALPRENSVLVLLLRMLALGLSAWQMIDSQDFKEPKLDSQVVTKFLPALMSLMVDDQIRQLNCRLPPDERESAIAIIEHSGPPPDACQAYAQLSGVAAVLSMYYALHVGGGGGVGKSRGDARGLMRVLATLPNCQAQRAFEDPFLHTLVSLLILNMADEFSNESFCTVIFDEFFLAGLGRDNVTRHLLKLLWYIHPKLPSARLHSLLKALQPTSQHNEAVHTLYESLRDKVGNYSTEDQLIATAQMDPLSLDCSTSVFTGIPSSTSSTCPL; encoded by the exons ATGAATTCGGCAAAGAGTAATGGGGAGACTGGCAATGGGCTAGAAGACCTTGGTATACCAGGACAGGTGTACTTGAGAGATGCTTTGACAAGTTGTACAGATCCACTGAAAGCCATTGAAGGATTTCAG ctgGAAAATGGTATATTGCTACCATCATTGCGGCCCATGTTACCTTTACTCGATCTGCATGGAGTCAGAAGGTTAGATTTTCATGCCTCTGTTCTTGAAGAACTTCGGGAGAAACTGATCAAACAGATTGACGAGATTGGCGCGGAAAGGGCGGACAAGGGCACTGGAGACAAGAGACTAAAggaattgttatcaaaaaGTTTCCCTGCTGTTAGAGTCCCCGCCTTACGACCTGTTGTCATGTGTATCCTGAGGAATACCCTGCACATTGACGACAAATATCTACGAGTGTTGGTTAGGGAGAGAGAACTGTACAATGATGCTGATACAGAAGTAAAACGCCAGATATGGAAAGATAATCAGAGTCTTTTCGGCGACGAAGTCTCGCCGCTGTTCAGTCGTTATATCATTGAGAAAGAACAGATTCTCTTTGATCATCGCAACTTGAACAGCCTCTTTTTCACACCCTCTCCCAag ATGAGGAGACAAGGGGAAGTTGTACAGAAGTTAGCTCACATGATTGGGCATAGTGTAAAACTGTATGATATGGTACTGCAGTTTTTAAGGACTTTGTTCTTACGCACAAAGAACGTCCATTATTGCACCTTAAGAGCAGAACTGTTAATGGCATTACACGATTTAGag GTGCAAGATATTATTTCTGTAGATCCATGTCATAAATTTACCTGGTGTCTGGATGCATGCATCCGAGAAAAGAATGTGGATATTAAAAGATCTCGTGAGTTGCAGGGCTTCCTGGACAGTATTAAG agaGGTCAGGAGCAGGTGTTAGGGGATCTAAGTATGATTTTGTGCGATCACTATGCGGTAAACTTTCTCGCTAGCAGTGCAATCAAAATAGCGCTTCATTTGATAAACGGTGAAGCGTTGCCCCGAGAAAACTCAGTACTTGTACTATTGTTGAGAATGCTCGCGTTAGGCCTTTCTGCTTGGCAGATGATTGATTCGCAAGACTTTAAGGAGCCAAAACTAGACAGCCAAGTTGTCACAAAATTCCTGCCAGCACTTATGTCACTCAtg GTTGACGATCAAATAAGACAGCTCAATTGTAGACTTCCACCTGATGAGAGAGAAAGTGCAATCGCGATCATAGAACATTCCGGACCACCCCCTGACGCGTGCCAAGCGTATGCTCAACTATCTGGAGTAGCGGCAGTTCTGTCTATGTACTACGCATTACACGTTGGAGGTGGTGGTGGAGTTGGAAAGAGCAGAGGAGATGCCAGAGGTTTAATGAGGGTATTAGCGACATTACCGAATTGTCAAGCGCAGCGAGCTTTTGAGGATCCATTTCTACACACACTG gtttcgttattaatattgaacatGGCTGACGAATTCTCTAACGAGTCTTTCTGTACAGTTATCTTTGACGAGTTTTTCTTGGCCGGCCTAGGTAGGGACAATGTTACAAGACATCTATTGAAATTACTTTGGTATATACATCCTAAATTGCCGTCCGCGCGATTACATTCGTTACTGAAAGCCTTGCAACCAACAAGTCAG CATAACGAAGCAGTCCACACTCTTTACGAATCTTTGCGTGACAAAGTTGGCAATTATTCTACAGAGGACCAGTTAATAGCGACAGCTCAAATGGATCCATTAAGTCTCGATTGTTCTACCTCTGTATTTACAGGAATACCATCGTCAACATCGAGCACGTGTCcactttaa